A region from the Pelecanus crispus isolate bPelCri1 chromosome 11, bPelCri1.pri, whole genome shotgun sequence genome encodes:
- the TFAP4 gene encoding transcription factor AP-4, whose amino-acid sequence MEYFMVPAQKVPSLQHFRKSEKEVIGGLCSLANIPLTPETQRDQERRIRREIANSNERRRMQSINAGFQSLKTLIPHTDGEKLSKAAILQQTAEYIFSLEQEKTRLLQQNTQLKRFIQEFSGSSPKRRRAEDKDEGIGSPDIWEDEKAEDLRREMIELRQQLDKERSVRMMLEEQVRSLEAHMYPEKLKVIAQQVQLQQQQEQVRLLHQEKLEREQQIRTQLLPSHAPPAPTHHPTVIVPAPPPSHHVTVVTMGPSSVINTVSTSRQNLDTIVQAIQHIEGTQEKQLQEEEQRRAVIVTPARACPEPSTSDTASDTEGNDSDSMDQSKEEPSGDGELP is encoded by the exons CTTGGCTAACATCCCGTTGACTCCGGAGACCCAGCGGGACCAGGAGCGGCGGATACGCAGGGAAATTGCGAACAGCAACGAGAGACGGCGGATGCAGAGCATCAATGCTGGCTTCCAGTCTCTGAAAACCCTCATCCCGCACACGGACGGGGAGAAGCTCAGCAAG GCGGCTATCCTCCAGCAGACGGCTGAGTACATCTTCtccctggagcaggagaagacTCGGCTACTGCAGCAGAACACCCAGCTCAAGCGGTTCATCCAG GAGTTCAGCGGCTCCTCCCCGAAACGGCGACGGGCAGAGGACAAAGACGAGGGGATCGGCTCGCCGGACATCTGGGAGGACGAGAAGGCTGAGGATCTGCGGCGGGAGATGATCGAGCTCCGGCAGCAGCTGGACAAGGAACGCTCGGTCCGCAtgatgctggaggagcag GTTCGCTCCCTGGAGGCCCACATGTACCCCGAGAAGCTGAAGGTGATCGCTCAGCAagtgcagctccagcagcagcaggaacaggtGAGGTTGCTGCACCAGGAGAAGCTAGAGCGCGAGCAGCAGATCCGAACCCAG ctcctgccatcACATGCTCCCCCAGCGcccacccaccaccccaccgTGATCGTTCCAGCGCCGCCTCCCTCCCATCACGTCACCGTGGTCACCATGGGCCCGTCCTCGGTCATCAACACAGTCTCCACGTCCCGGCAAAACCTGGACACCATCGTCCAG GCGATCCAGCACATCGAGGGGActcaggagaagcagctgcaggaagaggagcagagacGCGCAGTCATCGTGACGCCGGCGCGCGCCTGCCCCGAGCCCTCCACCTCTGACACCGCCTCTGACACCGAGGGCAACGACAGTGACTCCATGGACCAGAGCAAAGAAGAGCCCTCGGGGGACGGGGAGCTGCCCTGA